From Virgibacillus natechei, the proteins below share one genomic window:
- the hemQ gene encoding hydrogen peroxide-dependent heme synthase, protein MVEAVETMDGWYSLHDLRSIDWNSWKLASEEERKEAIDGFNELLAKWEAVEEEKQGSHVLYKVVGQKADLIFMFLRPTMDELTDIETEFNKSKFAEFLLPAHSYVSVVELSKYQPQKDGVDPETLPETQERLKPILPKWEHICFYPMDRRRVGEENWYTLEKSTRGKLLYEHSKTGRQYAGKVKQVITGSIGLDDWEWGVTLFAHDPLQFKKIVYEMRFDEVSSRYGEFGEFFIGNHLPREQIEAYLKV, encoded by the coding sequence ATGGTTGAGGCAGTAGAAACCATGGATGGCTGGTATAGCCTACATGATTTACGAAGCATCGATTGGAATTCATGGAAATTAGCATCTGAAGAAGAGCGCAAAGAAGCAATTGATGGATTTAATGAGCTGCTAGCAAAATGGGAAGCCGTTGAAGAAGAAAAACAAGGAAGTCATGTCCTTTATAAAGTTGTGGGACAAAAAGCTGATTTAATCTTCATGTTTTTACGACCAACAATGGATGAATTAACCGACATCGAAACAGAATTTAATAAATCAAAATTTGCTGAGTTCTTACTTCCAGCACATTCTTATGTTTCTGTCGTTGAGCTTTCCAAATACCAACCGCAAAAAGATGGCGTTGACCCTGAAACATTGCCGGAAACGCAAGAACGATTGAAACCCATCCTTCCAAAATGGGAGCATATTTGCTTTTATCCGATGGATAGACGACGTGTAGGCGAGGAAAATTGGTATACATTAGAAAAGAGCACTCGCGGTAAATTGCTCTATGAACATAGTAAAACCGGCCGTCAGTATGCTGGGAAAGTGAAACAGGTTATTACTGGCTCCATCGGCTTGGATGACTGGGAGTGGGGCGTAACATTATTTGCCCATGACCCGCTGCAATTTAAGAAAATCGTTTATGAAATGCGCTTTGATGAAGTATCCTCACGTTATGGTGAATTTGGAGAATTTTTCATTGGCAATCATTTGCCAAGAGAACAGATTGAAGCTTATTTGAAGGTATAA
- a CDS encoding DUF423 domain-containing protein, with product MTKLFLLFGIINGFIAVALGAFGAHGLEGRVSESALKTWDKAVLYQMFHTMALLVTGLLLAKFTSGGAIWAGWMFFAGIVLFSGSLYIYSLTAIKTFAMITPIGGLAFLIGWILLGTAVIRYL from the coding sequence ATGACGAAGCTTTTTTTACTTTTTGGTATTATAAATGGTTTTATAGCCGTGGCCTTAGGGGCATTCGGTGCACACGGGCTAGAGGGAAGGGTGTCAGAAAGTGCATTGAAAACATGGGATAAGGCAGTGCTTTATCAAATGTTTCACACCATGGCATTACTTGTAACGGGTCTACTGTTAGCGAAGTTTACTAGCGGTGGGGCCATTTGGGCTGGATGGATGTTCTTTGCTGGGATTGTTTTGTTTTCTGGCAGTCTTTATATCTATTCGCTTACCGCAATCAAAACATTTGCAATGATTACTCCAATTGGTGGATTGGCATTTTTAATCGGCTGGATTTTACTGGGGACAGCTGTAATAAGGTATTTATAG
- the gerQ gene encoding spore coat protein GerQ, whose protein sequence is MSDNQENTNNPNQQYPNPYQPYPYYYYPQASPAYYPAYYARQEAAQQQQQLQQQQQAQAQQAPANGVEGMLPLEQSYIENILRLNRGKRVSVYMTFEENEQWNAQIFKGVIEAAGRDHIIISDPQTGKRYLLLMVYLDYVVFEDEIEYEYPLAAGSGQFTNQPPR, encoded by the coding sequence ATGAGTGACAATCAAGAAAATACAAATAACCCGAATCAGCAGTATCCTAACCCCTACCAACCTTATCCGTACTACTATTACCCACAAGCATCCCCAGCTTATTATCCCGCTTATTATGCTAGACAGGAAGCTGCACAACAGCAACAGCAGCTACAACAGCAACAACAAGCTCAAGCCCAGCAAGCTCCCGCTAATGGTGTGGAAGGCATGCTTCCGCTCGAACAGTCTTACATCGAAAATATCCTGCGACTAAATCGTGGCAAGCGCGTTTCCGTTTATATGACATTTGAAGAAAATGAACAATGGAATGCACAGATTTTCAAAGGTGTTATTGAAGCTGCCGGGAGGGATCATATAATCATAAGTGATCCACAAACAGGAAAACGATACTTGCTACTTATGGTATACCTTGATTATGTTGTCTTTGAAGATGAAATCGAATATGAATATCCTTTAGCTGCCGGAAGTGGGCAATTCACAAACCAGCCCCCACGTTAA
- a CDS encoding DUF5327 family protein, with protein sequence MAVGNDKVIQKMISELNQAKEQNHKQDKWLKHIENVRLLCDLLLEDDASESTNEAKSPTESISTEEMKAMIGKQESEVKSNPDKFKKSTIDHDIANGNSIFDF encoded by the coding sequence GTGGCGGTAGGAAACGATAAGGTTATTCAGAAAATGATAAGTGAATTAAACCAAGCAAAAGAGCAGAATCATAAGCAAGATAAATGGCTAAAACATATTGAAAATGTCCGTCTGCTTTGTGACTTACTGTTGGAAGATGATGCTTCTGAATCTACGAATGAAGCTAAAAGTCCGACTGAAAGTATCTCTACAGAGGAAATGAAGGCAATGATCGGCAAGCAGGAAAGTGAAGTAAAATCGAATCCGGATAAATTTAAAAAATCAACGATTGATCATGATATAGCTAATGGAAATTCTATTTTTGATTTTTAA